The Sphingomonas sanxanigenens DSM 19645 = NX02 genome includes a region encoding these proteins:
- a CDS encoding ATP-binding cassette domain-containing protein, producing MASRDATVLRFAERPAVSAAEAPERPPERPVLLGIGGLTRHFGSVTAVADIDLDVRAGEVTALLGDNGAGKSTLVSMLSGVTAPSAGEMRIDGRPVSFADPAEARAAGIATVFQNLSLIEDRSIAENLFLGCELTRFGFILDRRRMKAEAQAVLDRMRVNLPPVTTAVRHLSGGQRQAVAVARTILRGARLVIMDEPTAALGVRETAKVLDLIRSLRDQGSAVLLVSHNMDNVFDVADRAVILRLGRKVADLRIAATSKADVVGLVMGTGA from the coding sequence ATGGCCTCTCGTGACGCCACCGTCCTGCGCTTCGCGGAGCGGCCGGCGGTGAGCGCGGCCGAGGCGCCCGAACGACCGCCCGAACGACCGGTCCTGCTCGGCATCGGCGGGCTGACCCGCCATTTCGGCAGCGTCACCGCGGTGGCGGACATCGATCTCGACGTCCGCGCCGGCGAAGTCACCGCGCTGCTGGGAGACAATGGCGCGGGCAAGTCGACCCTGGTCTCGATGCTCTCGGGCGTCACCGCGCCGAGCGCGGGCGAGATGCGGATCGACGGCCGGCCGGTGAGCTTCGCCGACCCCGCCGAGGCGCGCGCGGCGGGCATCGCCACCGTGTTCCAGAACCTCTCGCTGATCGAGGACCGCAGCATCGCCGAGAATCTGTTTCTCGGCTGCGAACTGACCCGCTTCGGCTTCATCCTCGATCGCCGCCGCATGAAGGCTGAGGCGCAGGCCGTGCTCGATCGCATGCGCGTCAACCTGCCGCCGGTGACGACCGCGGTGCGCCACCTCTCCGGCGGCCAGCGCCAGGCGGTGGCGGTGGCGCGGACGATCCTGCGCGGCGCGCGGCTGGTGATCATGGACGAGCCCACCGCGGCGCTGGGCGTGCGCGAGACCGCCAAGGTGCTCGATCTGATCCGCTCGCTGCGCGACCAGGGATCGGCGGTGCTGCTGGTCAGCCACAACATGGACAATGTTTTCGACGTCGCCGATCGCGCGGTGATCCTGCGGCTCGGCCGCAAGGTCGCCGACCTGCGCATCGCCGCGACCAGCAAGGCGGACGTCGT